The Odocoileus virginianus isolate 20LAN1187 ecotype Illinois chromosome 3, Ovbor_1.2, whole genome shotgun sequence genome includes a window with the following:
- the LOC139032381 gene encoding olfactory receptor 2T29-like, which translates to MQQGNESSITDFILLGLFSDSRHPGLLIAIILFILVVAITGNSVLALLIWGDAHLHTPMYFLLSQLSLMDLTLISTTVPKMVTDFFSGQSFISRIGCGAQLFLYLMLGVAECVLLTLMAFDRYLAICSPLRYPVIMTPRVCLQMAIGSWVGGMLISLMHTVYAMNFSTCDSRKIHHFFCEIMALLKLSCEDTSTYEKVVLITGIVFLLIPFGLVLTSYILIFLTVLHMNSPEGRHKALVTCSSHLSVVSLYFGPAMIIYMTPGSSLPADVDQRLFVFDVIITPMLNPLIYSLRNKEVLGALRKVLWRKLMFIVKR; encoded by the coding sequence ATGCAGCAAGGAAATGAATCCTCCATTACTGATTTCATTCTCCTGGGCCTCTTCTCAGACTCCAGGCATCCTGGGCTCCTCATAGCCATCATCCTCTTCATTCTTGTGGTAGCCATCACTGGAAACTCAGTCTTGGCCCTGCTGATCTGGGGTGATGCCCACCTCCACACTCCCATGTACTTCCTGCTCAGCCAGCTCTCTCTCATGGACCTCACCCTAATCTCCACCACTGTCCCCAAGATGGTCACTGATTTCTTCTCTGGACAGAGTTTCATCTCTCGCATTGGTTGTGGAGCCCAACTCTTTCTTTACTTGATGCTAGGAGTGGCTGAGTGTGTTCTCCTGACACTCATGGCCTTTGACCGCTATCTGGCCATCTGCAGCCCCCTCAGATACCCAGTCATCATGACCCCCAGAGTCTGTTTGCAAATGGCCATTGGTTCATGGGTTGGGGGTATGCTCATCTCCCTTATGCACACAGTTTATGCCATGAATTTCTCTACTTGTGACTCCAGAAAAATTCaccatttcttctgtgaaattaTGGCCCTTCTGAAGCTCTCTTGTGAGGATACCTCAACCTACGAGAAGGTGGTATTAATAACTGGCATTGTTTTCCTCCTCATACCTTTTGGACTCGTCTTGACCTCCTACATCCTCATCTTTCTCACTGTCCTCCATATGAACTCCCCTGAGGGCAGACACAAAGCTCTGGTCACCTGCTCTTCCCACCTCAGTGTAGTGAGCCTCTACTTTGGTCCAGCTATGATCATCTACATGaccccaggttcctctctcccCGCAGATGTGGACCAGCGTCTCTTTGTGTTTGATGTTATCATCACCCCCATGCTCAACCCCCttatctacagcctgaggaacaagGAGGTACTGGGGGCTCTGAGGAAGGTTCTATGGAGAAAGCTGATGTTTATAGTGAAAAGAtga